In Malania oleifera isolate guangnan ecotype guangnan chromosome 8, ASM2987363v1, whole genome shotgun sequence, a single window of DNA contains:
- the LOC131162759 gene encoding isoflavone 2'-hydroxylase-like has product MGEMQLYGVALFLCFSVFLLKFFILPKQGNSKNLPPSPPAFPIIGHLHLLKDPIFLTLHSLSQKYGSIFHLRFGTRPVLVVASLSAADECFSKNDIVFANRPRLLVGEHLHYNYTTMPLASYGDHWRSLRRLTTLEILSTSRVGMFAGLRRKEVHLLLKQLWEMSHGGNKWAKVDARSTFTDLSLNGILGMISGKRYYGSDVTELEEAREFREIFKEYVDLHGSSNVADAFPAVRRVSFVGGVEKRMKKVMEKVDGFLEHLIDQQREARSRSESKQKRTLIGEMLSLQESEPEMYSSRIIKGVILGEIGRDDRWSRRGRGGAGAAAGGREQRENDWELFVEAGSGEGEEARRSTGSCSREQAAGKGKKSGEEGMISRG; this is encoded by the exons ATGGGAGAAATGCAATTGTATGGTGTCGCTCTCTTCCTCTGCTTCTCTGTTTTCCTTCTCAAGTTCTTTATTCTGCCCAAACAAGGAAATTCCAAAAATCTACCGCCAAGCCCGCCTGCGTTTCCGATCATCGGCCATCTCCATCTCCTCAAGGACCCAATTTTCCTCacgctccactctctctctcagAAATACGGATCCATTTTTCATCTCCGGTTCGGGACTCGCCCGGTCCTCGTAGTCGCCTCGCTCTCGGCCGCCGATGAGTGCTTCTCCAAAAATGACATTGTTTTCGCCAACCGCCCCCGCCTGCTAGTCGGAGAACACCTCCACTACAACTACACGACCATGCCGTTGGCCTCCTACGGCGACCACTGGCGCAGCCTCCGCCGTCTCACCACTCTCGAGATCTTATCGACGAGTCGAGTCGGCATGTTCGCCGGCCTCCGGCGAAAAGAGGTCCATCTGCTGCTGAAGCAGCTGTGGGAGATGAGCCACGGCGGGAACAAGTGGGCTAAGGTAGACGCGAGGTCAACATTTACGGATCTGTCACTGAATGGCATCCTGGGGATGATCAGCGGAAAGCGTTACTACGGGAGTGATGTGACGGAGTTGGAAGAGGCTAGGGAGTTCCGGGAAATTTTCAAGGAGTATGTGGATCTTCACGGGAGCTCGAACGTGGCGGACGCCTTCCCAGCGGTGCGGCGGGTGAGTTTTGTGGGAGGAGTGGAGAAGAGGATGAAGAAGGTGATGGAAAAGGTGGATGGGTTCTTGGAGCACCTAATTGATCAGCAAAGAGAAGCAAGGAGCAGAAGCGAGTCAAAGCAAAAGAGGACTTTGATCGGTGAGATGCTGTCACTGCAAGAGTCTGAGCCGGAAATGTACAGTTCCCGGATCATCAAAGGCGTTATCCTG GGGGAGATTGGGAGAGACGATCGCTggagcaggaggggaagaggaggagctggcgcAGCGGCTGGCGGCAGAGAGCAGCGGGAGAACGACTGGGAGCTGTTCGTAGAAGCAGGCagcggggaaggggaagaagccagGAGATCGACTGGGAGCTGTTCGCGGGAGCAAGCggcggggaaggggaagaagtCAGGAGAAGAAGGAATGATATCTCGTGGATAG